GCGCCGGTGGCGCGCATCGGCGCAGCCTCGATCGCCCTCGGGCTGATGGCCACCGGCGCCGGGCTGCAATGGGGAGCGCTGCTGGAAGGCAATCGCACCCTGAGCACCGTGCTGCTGGCCATCCGCCACCTGCTGCTGCCGCTGTGGGCCTGGGCGCTGGCGCACGTGTTCGCGCTCGACAGCGTGCAGCGCAGCGTGCTGCTGGCGTTTTCTGCGCTGCCGACGGCATCGAGCTGCTACGTGCTGGCCGTGCGCATGGGCTACAACGGGCCTTATGTGGCCGGGTTGATCACGCTCTCGACGCTGCTGGCGCTGGCCAGCCTGCCGTTGGCGCTGGGAGTGCTGCTCTGAGAGCGTGTTTACGATCTCCGCGCGCAGGGGCGCGGGTGCGGATCGGGATGGGTTGCCAGGCGCAAACCGCAGCGATAGCCCGTGCTATCGCGAGGATTTGCAACGCCGCAGACCGCCCGAGGCCGCGCTCGCGCACCCGCGCGGGGATCGTAAACACGCTCTGAGCATTCAGGCCGGCTCCAGTGCGCGCACCGCAGCAGTGACGCACTCGCCATCCGCCGTCATGGCACTGGCAAAGCGCACGCCATAGAGGCGCTCCAGCGCAGCCAACGCCCCGCTGCCGCCGGCCACATCGACGGCCATATCGCCAGCCAGCGCGCCGCGCTGCACCAGCAGCAAGCGCTCGAAATCGCGCAGCGCCTGGTTCACGTCGTGCAGGATGGCGAGCACCGCATGGCCGCGTGTGCGGGCAAAGCCGAGCATGGCATCCATCAGCTGTAGCTGCAGACCCGGATCGAGCGCAGCCAGCGGCTCATCGACCATCACCAGCGCCTCCTCCTCGTCCCACAGCTGGGCGAACACGCGGGCCAATTGCACGCGCGCGCGCTCGCCGCCCGACAGGGTGTCAAAGCGCCGCCCCAAGAGATGCTGCGCGCGGGCCAGTGCCGCTGCCTGCTCGACGATGCGGGCCTGCTGCGGGTCGTGGGCCAGCGCCACACGCCCCAGCGCAACCACCAGATCGACCGGCAGGCCGAAGGCCACGTCGTGGCCCTGGGGCAGCACCGCACGCCGGCGGCTGAGAGCCTGCAGAGGCCAATCTGCCAGCGCTCGACCCTGCAGCAGCACACGGCCCCGCACAGGCGCGAGTTCGCGCGCCAGCAGCTTCATCAGCGTGGACTTGCCGGCGCCACTCGGCCCGAGGATGGCGATGTGCTCACCTGCTGCGACCTGCAGCGTGAAGGGGCCGAAATCCTGCCGGCCCAGCCGCACCCCGGCCTGCTCCAGCACCAGCAGCGGCGCGCTCATGCCAGCCCCCTTCGGCGCGCGGCCAACAGCAGCAACAAGAAAAACGGCGCCCCGAACAGTGCGGTAAAAATGCCCACCGGCACCTCGGCCGGTATTGCCACGCTGCGCGCCAGCGTATCGGCCACCAGCAGCAGCAACGCCCCCACGCCCATGGCCAGCGGGGCAACGCGGCGCTGGTCTGGCCCGGCCAGGCTGCGCACGATGTGCGGGGCCACCAGGCCGATGAAACCGATCATTCCGCACCAGGCGACGGCTACACCGCACAGCAGCGCCACCAGCACCACCACCCAGGTGCGCAGTTGGCGCACGTTGACGCCAACATGCGCGGCGGCGGCCTCGCCCAGGGCCAGCGCATTCATCACGCGCAGCAACCGGCGCACCTGCCACAGCGCCGCCAACAGCAGCGCCGCCAGCACGGCCACCACCGGCCAGTTGGCGCCGGCCAGCGAGCCCAGCGTCCAGAACGTCAGGCTGCGCAACTGCTCGTCACTGGCCAGATAGGTACACAGGCCGATCACCGCCGCTGCCAACGCGTTCAGGGCAATACCCGTCAGCAACAGGCCGGTGATGGAATCCGCCGTCAGCCAGCGCGCGACGCGATCGAGCGCCAGGCACACGCCCACGGCGCCGGCAAATGCCGCCAGCGGCAGCAGCCAGGGACGCAGCGCCACCGGCAGGGCCGGCAGGGCCGAGAGGAACACGATGCTCAGGGCGACTGCGCAGGCTGCACCACTGCTCACGCCCAGCAAGCCAGGATCAGCCAGGGGATTGCGAAACAGCCCTTGCGTCAGAGCGCCGGACAGCCCCAGCGCGGCCCCCACCAGCAGGGCCAGGGCGATGCGTGGCAGGCGCAGATGCCACAACACATAGGCGCTGCCCGACAGCGGGCCATCCCGCAGTGGCGCGCCCCAGTCGCCCGGCGCCACCTGCACCGCTCCACAGGCCAAGGCCAGCCCGATGCTGGCCGCAATCGACAGCAGCACCGCCAGCGCAGGCCGGCGCTGCACCAGCTGGCGCAACGCCACCCGGCGGGCGCTGGCTGGCAGGGCCAGGCTGTCAGCGCTCATGGCAGCCCCCGCATGGCAACACCTTGTTTTTATATGAAATATGTCTTAAACCCTTACCAGGCAAGCGCAAGCAGCTATCAAAAACGAAGTCATCAGCAAGCTGGCGAATACTCATGACGCAGCCCCCATGGCTTCGCGCAGGCTGGCATCCAGCGCTGCCAGGGCTACCGGCAAGCGCGGGCCAAAGCCCAGCAGGAGCAGCGCGTCGTGCGCGACGATGCGCCGCGCCCGTCCCGCAGGCGTGTGCTGCAGCCCAGGGAGCTTGAGCGCTCCTTCCAGCCCACCGATCGCCTGCAGGCCCTGCTCGGTCAACAGCACCACGTCGGGCTGCGCGGCCACCACGGCCTCGGGCGTCAGCGGCTTGAAGCCGGCAAACGACTGTACGGCATTGCGCGCGCCGGCATAGTGCAGCATGGCCTCGGCGGCGCTGCCCTGGCCGCCGACGACGATCTGGCTGGGACTGTGCGAGAGCACGAACAGCACGCGCGGCCCGGCAGCACGCTGGCCGGCCACACGGGCGCGCGCCGCTTGCCAGTCGGCACGCAGCCGCTGCGCCAGTTGCGCTGCCGCGTCCTGCCGGCCAAGCAGCTCCCCCAGGCGCGCCACGCGCGTGAGCAGGCCCTCGAAGCGGTGGTGGGCAGCCAGCACCTGCACCGGCACGCCCGCGCCTTGCAACTGGCGCAGCACCAGTGGCGGGCCGGCTTCCTCGCTGGCGACGACCAGCGCCGGCGCCAGCGCCAGGATGCCCTCGCTCGACAGCGCCCGGGCGTAGCCCACGACGGGCTGGCGCGTGGCTTCGGGCGGATAGGTGGAGGTGCTGTCAACACCGACCAGCGCCCCGCCCGCACCCAGCGCATAGATGATCTCGGTGATGGCCCCGCCGACGCTGACGACGCGCCCGGGGGCCGCAGCGCCGGCGCTCCACGCCCAGGGCGTGCCGGCCAGGGCCGCAGCGCCCAGAGCCAGGCGCAGGCCGGCGCGGCGCGACCGGGCCGGCGATGGGGCCGGCGATGGGGCCGACAAGGCGGCGCGGCTCATGCGACGCACTCCGGCAAGGCCACGTCCACCAGCGCGGCCCAGCGCACCGCATCCGCATCCGACGCCGGCTCGATGCTGCACAGCAGGGCGCCGCCGGCAGCGCACACCTGCAGCATCGGCACGGCGCGCACGGCGCTGGAATGCCGTTCGGTGCGGTCGATCCAGTCGGCCCGCAAGTGCAGATTGAAGCCGGGGTCGAGGATGTTCAGCCACGGCCCCATCACAGCGATGCGTTGCACCGCTGCGCTGCGCGACTGCTCGGCCCCCGGGTTGGCCACGCGCACGGTCAGTGCCAGCGCCTGCTGCGCCGCCCATTCAAGGAGACGCTGCACGCCGGCTGCGTGCTGCGTGGCTGCTGCCGGCATCGGCGCTGGAGCCGGCTGCGCTGCGGGCACTGGCTCGAACGCCGTTGGCTGCGTGCCGGCGAAGCGCGCCAGCAGCGGCCCAAATGCCTCCTGCGTGCTGCCCGACTGCAGCACTACCTTGTGGATAGCCTGGCCGCCAGCGTCGAAGAACTGCAGGCTGCGCTGCAACCCGCCTCGGACGCCCTGCTCGGCGACGCCGAAGCCGCCTGCCCAGCGGGCGTAGTGCAATTGCAGCTCGAAGCCTTCGCCCGCCACCCGGCCCGTGCCAGCGAGTGACGCCGGATAGCGGCCAATGGCCTCGTGGACGCAACCAGCGTTGCGCGTCAGCGCCATGACCTGGCCCAGCTCATGCAATGCACCGATGAGCGCCGACCAGTGGGGCTGCAGCGGCGTGGCCTGCAGGCGCGCGTCGCCAGGGGCCTGGCAGTGCGCGGCGATCAGCCGGCCCTCGGACACGCCCAGGGCCTGGGCGATGTCGCGGTGGCGCTGGCCTTGTCGGCGCCGCAGCTCGAACTGCGCGCGCAGGCCGGCATCGAAAGTATGGTCGTATGGCATGGCCCGCTCCTCAGCCTGCCAGGGCCTGGGACAGCGCCCGACGCGCACCGGCATCGCCCGTGCGATGGCCTTCGTCGCTGCGGTGGCTGACCTCGCTGAGTCCGTCGCCCGCCATCCGAAACGCCCGGGCGAAGCCGGTGACGTAGCTGCCCTGGGTCGGCGTCAGGCGGTACAGGTGAAAGTCCTGCATGGGTTCGAGCACATTCATCATCTTGCCAAAGCGCAGCCGAAACAGCGCCATCACGGCGTCGAAGTCGGCGCCGCCGCGCGCCACCTCCCGGGCGGTGCATTGCAGCGCGAGGCGCTGGCGTGCAAATGGCGTCTTGGCTTCGGCCTCGCTTTCGATGAACAGCACCGCACAGCGCCCGCTGGCGGCCAGATTGCGCCAATGGCGGGCAATCTCGCTGACATAGACGTAGAGTTCGCGGCCCTGCTCGACGTAGGGCGCGTAGCTGGCCTCGGGCAGGCCTGCGGCATCGCAGGTGGCCAGGTGCAGGGTCTGCTGGCGCAGCGCGAAATCCCAGGCTTCGGCGTTGAGGCTACTCAGGTCGAGCCTGGTCACGGGGTGGCATTCATGGCGGTATTCATGGGTAAGTGCTCCGGAAAAATCTCAAAAGTCGTACTTGACCGACAGCTGCACGTTGCGTCCGGGTGCGCTGTAGGCATCCAGCACCTGGCTGCTGGCAGCCAGGCCGCGCGCGTCCTGCCAGCGCCAATACGTCGTGTCCAGCAGATTGCCGATGCGCGCCTGCAGCGCCAGGCGAGGCGTGAACTGGTAATGGGCGCCCACGTCGATGACGGTGGCCGCGCGCGGAATGAAGGCCGGGCCGCCAGCCCCTGGGCTGGAAGGCGAGGCACTGACCGGCTGCACGCTACTGGGCGACTTGCGGCCGTAATGCACGGCGAGCGCCTCCAGGCCCCAGCGCGCGCGCTCGTAGCGCACGCTGAGCGTGGCCTTAAGCGGATTGACGCTCTCCAGCGGCGTGCGCCTGCCTGCTTCGGTGCTGTAGCCCTTGGTGTAGGCCACGCCAGCGGCAAGCGTCCAGTGGCGCTCGATGGCCCACTCGGCGCGCAGCTGTGCGCCATGGATGCGCGCGTCGTTGAGGTTGATGTACTGGAACACCATCGGATCGCCAGGCCGGCCCGTGCCCTGCACGATGTCCTGCTCGATGAAGTTCCGGTAGCGGTTGTCGAACGCCGCCACGCCATAGCGCCAGGCACCGAACTGCCCGCGTGCGCCGATTTCCACGCTCTTGGCACGCTCAGCCTGCAGCCGGGGGTTGCCTATCGAGGCATAGCCCTGCAGGGGGTTGGAAAAGCCGTTGTTGACCTGGTCGGGCGTCGGTGCGCGAAAGCCCCGCGACCATTGGGCGTAGGGAGCAAACGCTGGCGAAAGCTGCCACAGCACGCCCAGGCGCGGGCTGACGGCGCTGCCCGACAGTGACACCGCCTCGCCGTCGTAGCCAGCCGCCGAGGGCGCGAGGGCATAGTGATCCAGGCGCAGCCCTGGCGTCAGGTTGAACGCCCCCCACGGCATTTCGCTTTGCACGAAAGCGCCGGCCAGCGTGTAGGCCGTACTGGGAAAGGGGCGCGTGGGGAAGCTCTCGCCCGCAGCCGGTACGGTGCCGTCGCGCAGGGCGCTGCTGCTGGCGCGGCTCCAGTCCAGGCCATAGGTCAGATGCTGGGGCAGGCCCAGCGTGATGTCGCTTTGCAGCACGCTGGAAAAGCCAAAAACCCGGGACTGGTAGCGGTTGTCGCGCGTGCGGTCGAGGGCGATGAAGCGGTCTTCCCAGGTCTTTTGCCGACTCTGCGCGTCCTGCCAGTACAGCGTGGTCTGAGCACGCTGCACACCGCGTGCGTCCGGATCGGCAAAGCGGTGCTCCAGCGAGACGCGCTCGCGGGCCACGCGGTCGTCACTTTCCAGACCGATGACGCTGGTATCGGCCAGCGGCGGGCTCTTGCGCCCCGAGTACACCTGGGTGTCCTGCGTGCGGCGCAGTGCCTCCAGGGTCGCACCGAGCTGGTGTGCGCCATCGATGGCGTAGCTCGCCTTGGCCAGCACATAGCCGCTGTCGTAGTCCAGCGGATTGGGCGCGGTGCGGCGCTCGTCCAGGCTGTCGTCGCTGCCCTGGTTGCCGGTCTGGTGGCCAGCGCGCAGGCTGGCCAGCAACAGGCCCTGCCAATGGCCGCTGCCCTGCCCCGTGCGCCCGGCCAGGGCCAGCGTGCCGTAGCGCGAGCGATCGACACTGGCATAGCCGCTGCGGGCAAAGCCTCCCAGGCGCACATCGCCCTGCAACACGTCGCCCGGGTCAAGCGTGCGAAAGCTGACCGCACCGGCCAGGCCATCGCTGCCGAACTGCATCGATGCCGGCCCGCGCAGCACCTCCACGCTCTTGAGCCCGTCGGGGCTCACATAGTCGCCGCGCCCGGTGGAAAACGCAGCGAACGAAAACGCATTGGGCACGCGGATGCCATCGACCGTCATCAAGACCTGGTTGCCCTCCAGGCCACGGATGTTGATGCCTTCGACCCCGGCGCGCCCGGTCGGACTGGCCACACTGAAACGCGTCGGGGCGCTGCGCACCGACAGGTCGATCTCGTCGTCGAGCAAGTCCTTCAGGTTGCGCGGGTCGCGCCGCTCGATGTCGGCGCGCTCGGTCACGGTGACGGTGACCGGCACCTCATCGATCGTGCGCTCGGTGCGCGTGGCGCTGACAGTGACGGCTCTGAGCGTGGCCGCATCGGCCAACAGCGGCGCCGCAGAAGACGTGCCGGCGGGCAGAGGCGATGCAGGCAGGGGCGAAGGCGGCTCTTGCGCCCACAAGGGAGCGGCAAGACCAGTCAGGCCGGCACTGGCGAGCGCCAGAACCAGCGGATGCATGTGCAGCACAGTGCAAGTTCCTTGTCAGAAGGCACGGGCTGGCGCAGGCTGGCTGGTGCGGGAGAGGTGATGGAAGCAGGCTGGCGCGCATACCCGGTACGCGCGCCAGTGGCTCAACATGAGCGCAGCTTGATTTTAATCATAATGATAGCGATTCTCATTCAACAATCGAAACGCTTCTCAAAAATAAATCCAGTTGCCGCCGGCTCACCGCGCCACAGGCGCAGGCTCGGCCATGGCGGGCAGATCAGCCGACCAGCAGGTCGTGCGGTTGCGCCCGCTGCGCTTGGAAAAATACATGGCGGTATCGGCTCGCTCCAGGGCAATCAGGCCGGACTCGTCCTCGGCCTCCATGCTGCAGACACCCAGGCTGATGGTGATGTGCAGCGCAGTGCTGTCGGGCAGCAAAATCTCGCGCCCGGCGATCAGCAGGCGCAGCTCCTCGGCACGCTCCAGGGCCACCTCGGCATTGGCGCCGGACAGCAGCAGTGCGAATTCCTCGCCACCGATGCGCCCCACCATGTCCTGACGGCGCAGCGCCTGCGCCAGGGTCTGGGCCATCTCGCGCAGCACCACGTCGCCGGCGGCGTGGCCCCAGGTATCGTTGACGCGCTTGAAATGGTCGATGTCCAGCATGACCAGCGCGGCGTGCCCAACCAGTCCGGCGCGCAGGTGCTGCATCTCCGTGTCCAGCCGCTCCAGGAAGGCACGCCGGTTGGGCTCCCCGGTCAGGGCATCGGTCAGCGCCATCGTCTCCAGCCGGGTTTCGCGCTGGCGCCGCTCGGTCACGTCGCTGAAGACCCAGCAGTGGCCGATGCGCCGGCCCTGGTCGAGCAAGGCAAAGGATTCGATCTCCAGGAAGCGCTCGCCGGCCAGCGCCTGCAGGCTCTTGCCTTCGGCAAAGCCGCCCTGGCCGTCGCTGCGCAGCAGCGCCTGCGCCAGGGACTCGGGCACAAGGGCCGGCAGTTGCGCGACCGCCAGGCCTACCAGGGGCGGCGCAGACGCCTGCAGCCCCAGCAGCTCCAGCAACTGCCGGTTGGCGGCCACGATCTGCCAATCCTGTGCGTCCGCCACCAGCACGCCGGAAGGAAAGCGATCGATGATGACGCCCAGGGTGCGCCGGGCATGTTCCAGCGCGCTTTCTGCCCGGCGGCGCGCATCGATGTCCAGCAAAGTCCAGATGATTTCGCCTTCGCCCTCCTGCTGCGGATCGAGCCGGCTGCCCTGCACGTCGAACCAGTGGACGCTGCCGTCGGCCAGGCGCAACTGCAACTCGATGCGCGCCTGACCATGCTGCTGCAGCGCGGCATAGACCTCGTGGAAGCGCGTGAAGCTGGCGTCGTCCAGATGCAGCAGCCTGAACGAGGGCTGCGCCTGCAGGGCCTGCGTGCCCACTGCCAGGCCGAACGCCTGGGCGGCGCGCTCGTTGGCATAGGCGATGCGGCGCTGCGGGGTTGCCATCAGCACCAGGGCGCTGCTTCTGTCCAGCAGGGCATGGATCAGGTTGGTCTGCTCGACCCGCTGCTGGATGTCGGTTTGCGTGCCCAGCATCTGCAAGGCCCTGCCGCTGTCGTCGCGCTGCGTGACCTCGCCGCGCGACTCGATGCTGCGCCAGCCGCCGGCCGCCGTGCGCAGGCGGATCTCGACGCGAAACTCCTCGCCGCTGGCCAAGTGCTGCCGCAGCCGGGTGTGCAGCCGCTGCCTGTCGGCTGGATGCACATGCGCCATGAAACGCTCTGCGTCCAGGGTCATCGGCCCACCGGTGTGGCCTAGGATTTCCGCACAGCGAGCGTCCAACAGCACCACGCCACTGCTGCGATCCCACTCCCACAGGCCATCGCGCACGGCACGCATCGTTGCGCGCAGACGCTCCTCGCTCAGGGCAATGGCCTGTTGCGCCAGGCGAGCGTAGCGCTCCTTTTCCTGTTGTTGCAGACGTTCGCTGCGCTCGCGCAGCAGCGCCAGCCACGCTGCGGCGACGAAGCCCGCCAGGATCAAGGCCGTGCCCACAGCGTTACGCGTCACGATGCGCACGAACTCGGCGCGCACCGGTGCCAGCGCCCGGTTGTGATCCATGCCGGCACTGACCACGAGGGGCAGCGCCTCGACCCGGTGCCAGGCGTACAGGCGCCACAGGCCATCCATGGGGGAGTCGATGCTGTAGCGTCCGCTGTCCTGGTGGCCCTGGAAGAACCCGGCCCGATCCGGCGGCACCGAAGTGCCCAGCACCTCGTTTTGGCGCTGCGAGCGTGCCAGATAGCTGCCATCGCTGCGCAGCAGGACGATGACATCGCCCGCGCCGCTGGCCAGGGCTTCGAAATACTGTGCGATGTGGTCTGGCGACAGCGACAGCACCAGCACCCCGATGAACACGCCATCGCGCTGCAGCGCCCGGCTGAGCTGGATCGACCAGCGCTGCGACACCCGCCCGAGCACCGGTCGGCTGACGAACATGCCCGGCACCTGCTGCTGCGCATGTACCTCGAAATGCTCGCGGTCGCGGATGGTCACGGAAGTGCGCGGCTGGCCCTGCGGCTCCAGGCTGGAATAGACGATGTTGCCTGCCGCATCGGCCACGGCCACCTGCATCACCGTGCCCACGGGGTAGGCCTGCTGCACGGCCTGCACGGCGTCGGCAAACGCGGCCCGATCGCGCATGGCGTAGAGTGCGCCCAGGCTTTGCAGCGTGTAGTCCAGCCCCGCCAGCAGCGTCTGCACCTGCACCGAGGCCGATTGCGCCATCTGCCCCGCGCGCAGCCAGGTCTGCGCCTCGACTTCGCGCTGCTGCTCGCGGTGGCTGGTCAGCAGCACCGACCAGTAGGCAGCCAGGGCCGCCAGCAGCCCGGCCAGGGCCAGCGCAATCAAGATCTGAGAGCGCGACCATCGATCCCGCTTCAGGAGGCTGGCAACGGGCTTGCGGCGCTCATCAGGCATGGAGCTTGTTCAGGGTGGTTGCTGAGCCAACGCCCAATGTACATGCTCAACCACCAAGGGCGAAGGGTGCGCCAGCCGCGCCTGCAGGGCAGCGCGCAGGGACGCCGCCTGCGCTGCATCGGCCACGCGCAGAGCATTGCCCAGGGCCACAGCAATGTTGCGCAGCCAGCGCTCGTGTCCGATGCGCCGGATGGGGCCGCCCTCGGTCAGCCGCAGAAAGGTGGCTTCGTCCCAGCCGAACAGCGCCGCCAGCTGCTGGCCGGACAGACCGGCGCGCTGGTCGAAGTCGGGCAGGCTGCTGACTTGGGCGAATTTGTTCCAGGGGCATATCAGCTGGCAATCATCACAGCCGTAGATGCGATTGCCCATGAGCGAGCGCAAGGCAAGTGGAATTGGCCCGGCGTGTTCGATGGTCAGGTAAGAAATGCAACGCCGTGCATCGACGCGGTGCGGCGCCACGATGGCCCCGGTCGGGCAGATATCCATGCAGGCCTGGCAACTGCCGCAGTGCGCTGTGACCGGCTCGGTCGGCTCAAGCGGCATGTCCACATAGATCTCGCCCAGGAAGAACATGGAGCCGGCCTCGCGCGACAGCACCAGCGTGTGCTTGCCACGCCAGCCCTGGCCGCTGCGGCTGGCCAGCTCGGCCTCCAGCACCGGGGCCGAGTCGGTGAACACCCGGTGGCCGAAGGGGCCGAGCGCCTCGGCGATGCGGTCGCTGAGTTTTTGCAGCCGTGCGCGCAGCACCTTGTGATAGTCCCGGCCCCGGGCATAGACCGAGACCACGCCCTCGGACGGGCGCGCCAGGCGCTCGAACTCGACGGCCTGCCAGCCCGCCGGCGTATCGCGCGGCAAATAATCCATGCGCGCGGTGATGACGCTGACGGTGCCCGGCACCAGCTCCGCCGGCCTGGCCCGGCGCATACCATGCGCCGCCATGTACTGCATGTCGCCGTGAAAGCCGGCGGCCAGCCACTGCGCCAGCCCAGGCTCGGCGCTGGCCAGATCCACGCCGGCGATGCCGATTTGGGAAAATCCCAGTTCACGCGCCCATTGCCGGATGAGAGGAACGAGTTGACTGCTGCTGACCACCATAGCGCCGAAATTGTAGGAAGCCTCCTGGCCGGTGCGCTTGCATCCGCATCGCTGACATGGGCAGACGAGGAGGCGACGCAGCGTTTCGCCCGCGCCCTGGCCGGCCAGCCTGCGCTGCGCAACGCCTTCATCACGCTGCACGGCGACCTGGGCGCGGGCAAGACTACGCTGGTGCGCCACCTGCTGCGCGCCCTGGGCGTAGCCGGGCGCATCAAGAGCCCGACCTACGCCGTGGTTGAGCCGCACCAGGCGCCCGGCCTGGACATCTGGCATTTCGATTTCTACCGCTTCAGCGATCCACGCGAGTGGGAGGATGCAGGCTTTCGCGACATCTTCGCCAGCCCCGGCCTGAAGCTGGCCGAGTGGCCGGACAAGGCGGCAGCCGTCCTGCCGGCGGCAGATGTTGCCATTTGGCTGTATGCCAACGATGATGCGAGCCGGCTCGTCACGCTTGCTGCCCACACACCGCGCGGAGCAGCCCTGCTGCAGGCGCTGGCACCCACCCTGTCCTGAACCCTTGAGCGACATGGCGCGTTTCCCCTCCTCCCCCACCCCTTCCTGCCCTCCCAGCCCGGGCCGGCGGGCCACGCTGCGCGCCGGCGCCGTGGTGCTACTGCTGGGCGCGCAGCACCTGGCGCACGGCGCCGGCATCGTGGCCGTGCGCGTGTGGCCCTCGCGCGATTACTCGCGCGTCACCATCGAATCCGACCAGAAGCTGGTGGCCAGGCAATTCTTCGTCGGCACACCGCCACGCCTGGCCGTGGACATCGAGGGCATCGAGCTTGATCCGGCGCTGCGCGAGCTGGTCGCCAAGGTCAAGCCCGACGACCCCAACATCGCCGGTATCCGCGTTGGCCAGAACGCGCCGGGCGTGGTGCGCCTGGTGGTCGATCTCAAACATGCCGCCCTGCCCCAAGTCTTCAGCCTGCCGCCGATTGCCGCCTACCGGCACCGGCTGGTGTTCGACCTCTACCCAGAGCAGGCGGCCGATCCGCTGGAGACTTTGATTGCCGAGCGCCTGCGCGAGGCCGCGCCGATGGTGGCCTCCGCCGCGCCCCTGGCGCCCCCGCTGCCGCCGGTGGCCGCGCCAGCCCCGATCGACCCGCTGGGCGACTTGATCGCCCAGCACGCGGCCCGGGGCGAGGCGCCGCCCACCTCCGGCCTGCCCCTGCCCCTGCCGCCGCCAGCCACGTCGCCGGCTCCACCCCCGGCTGTGGCTGCGGCTCCAGCCCCGGCAGCCAAGCGGCCTGTGGTGCGCCCGGCTGCACCGCTCGCCCGCGCCACCGACCGCTTGATCATCGTCGCCCTCGACCCCGGCCACGGCGGCGAAGACCCGGGTGCCATCGGCCCGGGCGGCACGCGCGAGAAGGACGTGGTGCTGCGTGTGGCGCACCGCCTGCGCGAGCGCATCAACGCCACCAGCGTAGGCGGCAACCCCATGCGCGCCTTCCTGACGCGCGACGGCGATTACTTCGTGCCCCTGGCCACGCGCGTGGACAAGGCGCGGCGCGTGCAAGCCGACCTGTTCGTGTCCATCCATGCCGATGCCTTCACCAACCCGGCGGCACGCGGCGCCAGCGTCTTTGCACTCAGCGAGAGCGGTGCCTCCAGCTCGGCGGCGCGCTGGCTGGCCAACAAGGAAAACCAGGCCGACCTGATCGGCGGCGTGAACGTGGGCGCGCAGGACAAGCACATCCAGCGCGTGCTGCTGGACATGAGCACCACTGCGCAGATCAACGACAGCCTCAAGCTGGGCAGCGTGCTGCTGGGCGAAATTGGCGGCATGGCCAAGCTGCACAAGCCGCGCGTGGAGCAGGCCGGCTTTGCCGTGCTCAAGGCACC
This portion of the Melaminivora jejuensis genome encodes:
- a CDS encoding ATP-binding cassette domain-containing protein, which translates into the protein MSAPLLVLEQAGVRLGRQDFGPFTLQVAAGEHIAILGPSGAGKSTLMKLLARELAPVRGRVLLQGRALADWPLQALSRRRAVLPQGHDVAFGLPVDLVVALGRVALAHDPQQARIVEQAAALARAQHLLGRRFDTLSGGERARVQLARVFAQLWDEEEALVMVDEPLAALDPGLQLQLMDAMLGFARTRGHAVLAILHDVNQALRDFERLLLVQRGALAGDMAVDVAGGSGALAALERLYGVRFASAMTADGECVTAAVRALEPA
- a CDS encoding FecCD family ABC transporter permease, yielding MSADSLALPASARRVALRQLVQRRPALAVLLSIAASIGLALACGAVQVAPGDWGAPLRDGPLSGSAYVLWHLRLPRIALALLVGAALGLSGALTQGLFRNPLADPGLLGVSSGAACAVALSIVFLSALPALPVALRPWLLPLAAFAGAVGVCLALDRVARWLTADSITGLLLTGIALNALAAAVIGLCTYLASDEQLRSLTFWTLGSLAGANWPVVAVLAALLLAALWQVRRLLRVMNALALGEAAAAHVGVNVRQLRTWVVVLVALLCGVAVAWCGMIGFIGLVAPHIVRSLAGPDQRRVAPLAMGVGALLLLVADTLARSVAIPAEVPVGIFTALFGAPFFLLLLLAARRRGLA
- a CDS encoding hemin ABC transporter substrate-binding protein; translation: MSRAALSAPSPAPSPARSRRAGLRLALGAAALAGTPWAWSAGAAAPGRVVSVGGAITEIIYALGAGGALVGVDSTSTYPPEATRQPVVGYARALSSEGILALAPALVVASEEAGPPLVLRQLQGAGVPVQVLAAHHRFEGLLTRVARLGELLGRQDAAAQLAQRLRADWQAARARVAGQRAAGPRVLFVLSHSPSQIVVGGQGSAAEAMLHYAGARNAVQSFAGFKPLTPEAVVAAQPDVVLLTEQGLQAIGGLEGALKLPGLQHTPAGRARRIVAHDALLLLGFGPRLPVALAALDASLREAMGAAS
- a CDS encoding ChuX/HutX family heme-like substrate-binding protein; the protein is MPYDHTFDAGLRAQFELRRRQGQRHRDIAQALGVSEGRLIAAHCQAPGDARLQATPLQPHWSALIGALHELGQVMALTRNAGCVHEAIGRYPASLAGTGRVAGEGFELQLHYARWAGGFGVAEQGVRGGLQRSLQFFDAGGQAIHKVVLQSGSTQEAFGPLLARFAGTQPTAFEPVPAAQPAPAPMPAAATQHAAGVQRLLEWAAQQALALTVRVANPGAEQSRSAAVQRIAVMGPWLNILDPGFNLHLRADWIDRTERHSSAVRAVPMLQVCAAGGALLCSIEPASDADAVRWAALVDVALPECVA
- a CDS encoding pyridoxamine 5'-phosphate oxidase family protein, translating into MTRLDLSSLNAEAWDFALRQQTLHLATCDAAGLPEASYAPYVEQGRELYVYVSEIARHWRNLAASGRCAVLFIESEAEAKTPFARQRLALQCTAREVARGGADFDAVMALFRLRFGKMMNVLEPMQDFHLYRLTPTQGSYVTGFARAFRMAGDGLSEVSHRSDEGHRTGDAGARRALSQALAG
- a CDS encoding TonB-dependent hemoglobin/transferrin/lactoferrin family receptor encodes the protein MHPLVLALASAGLTGLAAPLWAQEPPSPLPASPLPAGTSSAAPLLADAATLRAVTVSATRTERTIDEVPVTVTVTERADIERRDPRNLKDLLDDEIDLSVRSAPTRFSVASPTGRAGVEGINIRGLEGNQVLMTVDGIRVPNAFSFAAFSTGRGDYVSPDGLKSVEVLRGPASMQFGSDGLAGAVSFRTLDPGDVLQGDVRLGGFARSGYASVDRSRYGTLALAGRTGQGSGHWQGLLLASLRAGHQTGNQGSDDSLDERRTAPNPLDYDSGYVLAKASYAIDGAHQLGATLEALRRTQDTQVYSGRKSPPLADTSVIGLESDDRVARERVSLEHRFADPDARGVQRAQTTLYWQDAQSRQKTWEDRFIALDRTRDNRYQSRVFGFSSVLQSDITLGLPQHLTYGLDWSRASSSALRDGTVPAAGESFPTRPFPSTAYTLAGAFVQSEMPWGAFNLTPGLRLDHYALAPSAAGYDGEAVSLSGSAVSPRLGVLWQLSPAFAPYAQWSRGFRAPTPDQVNNGFSNPLQGYASIGNPRLQAERAKSVEIGARGQFGAWRYGVAAFDNRYRNFIEQDIVQGTGRPGDPMVFQYINLNDARIHGAQLRAEWAIERHWTLAAGVAYTKGYSTEAGRRTPLESVNPLKATLSVRYERARWGLEALAVHYGRKSPSSVQPVSASPSSPGAGGPAFIPRAATVIDVGAHYQFTPRLALQARIGNLLDTTYWRWQDARGLAASSQVLDAYSAPGRNVQLSVKYDF